One part of the Candidatus Zixiibacteriota bacterium genome encodes these proteins:
- a CDS encoding diaminopimelate epimerase, whose protein sequence is MRRIKFFKMHGLGNSFIFLDLLDRSYRSVDYSDLARSICDISTGVGADGLILIGKSRRADFAMRIINSDGSEAEMCGNGLRCMVRYLYDNQLASGKKMNVDTLAGRISAEVVDSSKNSFKVKVAMGRPVFDTDQIPVLSRSKEHIEKAIRVNNQQLKITVVSMGNPHAVCFVEDFDFDLHLLGPMLENHKIFPERANVEFVKVLSSNRIALKSWERGAGPTSASGTGASASVAAGIKTGRLRSEVDVRFENGNLALYQDPDEHVIYQSGPAEYILCGEYYYRG, encoded by the coding sequence ATGCGCAGGATAAAATTCTTTAAAATGCACGGTCTCGGTAACAGCTTCATATTCCTGGATCTGCTTGACAGGAGCTACCGCTCAGTCGATTACAGCGACCTGGCCAGGAGTATCTGCGATATCTCCACGGGGGTGGGTGCCGACGGGCTGATCCTGATCGGCAAGTCGAGAAGGGCCGATTTTGCCATGAGGATCATCAATTCTGACGGCAGTGAGGCGGAGATGTGCGGCAATGGCCTGCGTTGTATGGTGCGCTACCTGTATGACAACCAGCTGGCTTCCGGAAAAAAAATGAATGTGGATACGCTGGCGGGCAGGATTTCTGCCGAGGTGGTGGACAGTTCGAAAAACAGCTTCAAGGTTAAAGTGGCGATGGGAAGACCTGTTTTTGATACCGATCAGATTCCGGTTTTGAGCAGATCCAAGGAGCATATCGAAAAAGCAATCCGGGTAAATAATCAACAGTTGAAGATCACTGTTGTTTCGATGGGCAACCCGCATGCAGTCTGTTTTGTGGAGGATTTTGATTTCGATCTGCATTTGCTCGGACCTATGCTGGAAAACCACAAGATATTCCCGGAACGCGCAAATGTCGAATTCGTGAAAGTCTTATCTTCAAACAGGATAGCCCTCAAAAGCTGGGAACGTGGAGCCGGACCGACCAGCGCTTCAGGAACCGGTGCTTCTGCATCGGTTGCGGCCGGGATAAAAACCGGGCGTTTGCGTAGCGAAGTTGATGTCAGATTCGAAAATGGTAACCTGGCTTTATATCAGGATCCCGATGAACATGTGATTTACCAGTCCGGACCCGCAGAGTATATCCTGTGCGGTGAATACTACTATCGCGGATAA
- a CDS encoding aminotransferase class I/II-fold pyridoxal phosphate-dependent enzyme produces the protein YSLTQGIMELREEMAKWLSTPEREISPNVIQITTGSQQCLDLVGRAFLNPGDYVMTEAPTYLGALSAFDFYQARYCTVPMDENGMIVEQAEEQIKKYKPKLIYVVPNFQNPSGITMSLERREALVELAGKYQIPIIDDNPYGELRYSGEQVPSLKTIGGNAVVSLGTFSKTISPGVRIGWAVACPEVARMLEKVKQSTDLHSTTFTQYLVLEYIKAGHLQGHLELIKEAYRKRRDTMIRAMTEMFPENVSFTRPEGGLFLWVTLPEGYSADEMFDRAIEAGVAFVPGKPFFPHEDSERHFRLNFCHPTEDNIVEGIKRLAGVLEKL, from the coding sequence ATATTCTCTCACTCAGGGGATCATGGAACTACGTGAGGAAATGGCGAAGTGGCTTTCAACTCCGGAGCGGGAGATTTCCCCCAATGTGATTCAGATTACGACCGGGTCCCAGCAATGTCTTGACCTGGTGGGGCGTGCTTTCCTGAACCCCGGAGACTACGTTATGACTGAAGCTCCGACTTACCTCGGTGCGCTCAGCGCGTTTGATTTCTACCAGGCACGATACTGCACTGTGCCTATGGATGAAAACGGGATGATTGTCGAGCAGGCCGAGGAACAGATAAAGAAATATAAGCCGAAGCTTATCTATGTCGTCCCCAATTTTCAGAATCCATCGGGTATAACCATGAGTCTCGAGCGTCGTGAGGCATTGGTCGAGCTGGCAGGCAAATACCAGATTCCGATCATCGATGACAATCCCTATGGTGAACTGCGTTATTCCGGCGAGCAGGTACCATCCTTGAAAACAATCGGCGGTAACGCAGTTGTCAGCCTGGGAACGTTTTCGAAAACTATTTCGCCGGGTGTCAGGATCGGCTGGGCGGTAGCCTGTCCGGAAGTTGCCCGGATGCTCGAGAAAGTCAAGCAGTCGACGGACCTGCATTCTACCACGTTCACCCAGTACCTTGTGCTGGAGTATATCAAAGCCGGTCATCTGCAGGGGCACCTCGAGCTGATCAAGGAAGCTTATCGTAAACGCCGTGATACCATGATCAGGGCGATGACCGAGATGTTTCCGGAAAATGTCAGTTTTACTCGTCCAGAGGGCGGTTTGTTTTTATGGGTAACACTTCCTGAAGGATATTCCGCTGACGAGATGTTTGACAGGGCAATCGAGGCCGGTGTAGCTTTTGTACCGGGCAAACCGTTTTTCCCCCATGAAGACAGCGAACGTCATTTCCGGCTTAATTTCTGCCACCCGACTGAAGATAACATCGTCGAAGGCATCAAACGGCTGGCAGGAGTACTCGAAAAACTCTGA